One genomic region from Syntrophorhabdaceae bacterium encodes:
- a CDS encoding PAS domain S-box protein produces the protein MKEKGKKGEFPLRGSETGSRPPAVPGLRGRPQKAKAPKAPASAYRILFDHGSDAIFLLADNIILDCNERAAYVFRSEKEKLCGRLVDELLPALQPDGTPSLEAFVARTDEVFSGKPQSFRWRWQPDGCVSFEAEVRLDAISPGVDRVLQVLIREGTKDRDAEEALKESENKFRDLSEKSLVGVYLIQDWVFKYVNPKLADIFGYTVEDLLSTIKPVDVVAPEDWPMVRDNIWKRISGETASIHSQFRLITRSGKVKNVEVYGSRTVCHGKPALVGTLLDITERKEREELLRQAERKYRSIFENAVEGIFQTTPDGQVVAANPAHAKMLGYNDPEELIASLHDVTHQVYAKKERRAEFMDLLDKEGLAIGFECEMVKKDGTLIWVSLNARRAIDEEGKTFFYEGTIEDITEKKRVENDLRLLNEFNKAIIDHAPVAIFTLDKDGIFTSINPALATLSGLGPRAGEKLIGFSWLENPYTIQCGLARYIEAGLRGEPFQLWDFPFMTYRGDRNIFMDFRGVPLKDKYGDIEGLLCIIEETTDRVKIRAKLMQEAKLSTIGRLAAGIAHELNNPLGTLVAYSERAHRCVDSFRGLRPTKGVEVEKLEGYLNIIEEEAFRCKRVGTDILSLFQREGLEIGPLNVNELLNGVADHMNIDRAAVRIVKDQSDCLPEIPGDVSALRQVFINLITNAMDAAEGRRDATIWIRTGLHEDRVLVEIEDNGTGIPESIVDKIFEPFFTTKESKSGIGLGLSLCHDFVRDLGGSIKVVSKPGHGTTFTVSLPIHNDDSREVRLR, from the coding sequence ATGAAAGAAAAAGGGAAGAAGGGGGAGTTCCCTCTACGCGGATCCGAAACCGGATCACGGCCGCCCGCCGTACCGGGTCTACGGGGACGGCCTCAAAAGGCGAAGGCTCCAAAGGCGCCTGCTTCAGCCTACAGGATCCTTTTCGACCATGGGAGTGACGCCATCTTCCTTCTCGCCGATAATATCATCCTCGACTGCAATGAGAGGGCCGCCTATGTTTTCAGGTCCGAAAAAGAAAAGCTGTGTGGTCGGCTCGTCGACGAGCTCCTGCCGGCCCTTCAGCCGGACGGAACGCCTTCTCTTGAGGCGTTTGTCGCAAGGACGGACGAAGTCTTTTCAGGAAAGCCTCAATCCTTCAGGTGGAGATGGCAACCGGACGGCTGCGTCTCTTTTGAGGCAGAGGTACGTCTCGACGCGATATCCCCGGGAGTCGACAGGGTCCTTCAGGTCCTCATTCGTGAAGGTACAAAAGATAGAGATGCGGAAGAAGCCCTTAAGGAATCGGAAAATAAATTCAGGGACCTCTCCGAAAAATCGCTCGTGGGCGTCTACCTTATTCAGGACTGGGTCTTCAAATACGTGAATCCGAAGCTGGCCGACATCTTCGGCTACACCGTCGAAGATCTCCTGAGTACCATAAAACCCGTGGATGTGGTGGCTCCCGAAGACTGGCCCATGGTAAGGGACAACATATGGAAAAGAATCTCCGGGGAAACCGCGTCGATCCATTCCCAGTTCCGTCTTATCACCCGGAGCGGGAAGGTCAAGAATGTTGAAGTCTATGGATCGAGGACCGTCTGCCATGGCAAGCCTGCCCTCGTCGGCACTCTCCTCGATATTACGGAGCGGAAGGAGCGGGAAGAGCTTCTGAGGCAGGCAGAGAGGAAGTACAGGAGTATTTTCGAAAATGCCGTGGAAGGGATCTTTCAAACCACCCCGGACGGCCAGGTAGTTGCCGCAAACCCCGCTCATGCCAAAATGTTGGGCTACAATGATCCGGAGGAGCTTATCGCTTCCCTTCACGACGTTACCCATCAGGTTTATGCGAAAAAGGAGCGTCGTGCGGAATTCATGGATCTCCTTGATAAAGAAGGCCTCGCCATCGGGTTCGAATGCGAGATGGTCAAGAAGGATGGCACCTTGATCTGGGTTTCCCTCAATGCCCGCCGGGCGATCGATGAAGAGGGGAAAACCTTTTTTTATGAAGGCACCATTGAGGATATCACGGAGAAGAAGCGTGTTGAAAACGATCTTCGCCTTCTCAACGAATTCAATAAAGCCATCATAGATCACGCGCCGGTGGCCATCTTTACCCTCGATAAAGATGGCATCTTCACAAGCATCAACCCCGCCCTAGCTACGCTCTCGGGCCTGGGTCCGCGGGCAGGGGAGAAACTGATAGGGTTCAGTTGGCTGGAAAACCCTTATACCATCCAATGCGGCCTGGCACGCTACATTGAAGCAGGTCTAAGGGGCGAACCCTTTCAGCTCTGGGATTTCCCTTTTATGACCTACCGGGGCGACCGGAATATCTTCATGGACTTCAGGGGAGTGCCCCTCAAGGATAAATACGGGGATATAGAAGGTCTTCTTTGTATCATAGAGGAAACAACCGACAGGGTGAAAATACGGGCCAAGCTTATGCAGGAGGCGAAGCTCTCCACCATCGGCCGCCTCGCAGCAGGCATTGCCCATGAGCTGAACAATCCTCTCGGAACCCTCGTGGCCTACTCAGAGCGAGCCCATCGATGCGTCGACTCCTTCAGGGGGCTTCGTCCTACCAAGGGGGTTGAAGTAGAGAAGCTGGAAGGCTACCTGAACATAATAGAGGAAGAGGCATTCAGATGTAAGCGGGTGGGCACCGATATCCTCTCTCTCTTCCAACGAGAGGGCCTCGAGATAGGGCCCCTTAATGTGAACGAGCTTCTTAATGGAGTGGCCGATCACATGAATATTGATCGTGCGGCAGTCAGGATCGTGAAAGACCAGTCCGACTGCCTGCCGGAGATACCTGGAGATGTGAGCGCGCTGCGCCAAGTCTTCATTAATCTTATCACTAATGCCATGGACGCGGCCGAGGGCAGGAGGGATGCGACTATATGGATAAGAACCGGCCTTCATGAGGACCGGGTCCTGGTTGAGATAGAGGATAACGGCACGGGGATTCCGGAATCCATCGTTGACAAGATTTTTGAGCCTTTTTTCACCACAAAAGAATCAAAAAGCGGGATTGGACTCGGGCTCTCATTGTGCCATGATTTCGTGAGAGATCTGGGGGGCAGCATCAAAGTTGTGAGCAAACCCGGTCACGGGACCACATTCACCGTGTCCCTACCAATTCATAATGACGACAGCAGGGAGGTTAGGCTGCGATGA